The genomic segment GCCGAAACTCGCTCACCGGCGCCTGTGCGCGTTTGTAATAGGTAGTCTCGCCGACACCGACGATCGCGACTTTGTCCTTGATCGTGTTTTCGCTCATAACGTCCTTCTCTCATCTCTCACGTTTCGCAGCATCTTGTCATTCTGAGCCGAAGGCTGCGCAGGCGAAGAATCCCGGACCTTTTGCTACGTTCAGCAGTGCATCGGGATCCATCGGCTTCAGAACTCCACAGGCTAAAGCCTGTTGCCACAATGAAATGCGCGTTCCCTACACCGCGGTGTAGCCGCCGTCCACCACGAACTCGGCGCCGGTCACGAACGACGCTTCATTCGAGGCGAGGAATAGTACGACCCACGCGACTTCCGCGGGCGTACCGGCGCGCTTCATGGGCGCGATCGCGGCGATCGAGTCGATTTGATCCTGCGACAGGATGTCGATCATCGGCGTTTTGATCACGCCCGGATGAACCGAATTGACGCGGATATTGTCCGGCGCGTAGTGCACCGCGCCGACTTTACTGAGAACTCGGACCGCGCCCTTGGTGCCGTGATAGGCGGCCGCACCGGCCGAGCCGATGATTCCGTAGATCGACGAGATGTTCACGATCGAGCCGCCGCCGCGCTTGCGCATCGCAGGCACGGCGAACTTCATCCCGAGCCATACGCCCTTCTGATTCACCGCGACGACCGAGTCCCATTCTTCTTCGCTGGTGTCCTCGATCGTTTTGAAATTGAGGATGCCGGCGTTGTTCACCAGGATGTCGAGGCCGCCGAATTCGCGCTCGCATTCCTCGATCGCCGCGCGCCAATCGGCG from the Candidatus Binatus sp. genome contains:
- a CDS encoding glucose 1-dehydrogenase, with amino-acid sequence PLPAQLRRQAIMDRLKGKVAIISGGARGQGAAEAKMFTDEGAKVVIGDVLDREAQALASEINKKAGARVAFAIHLDVTRGADWRAAIEECEREFGGLDILVNNAGILNFKTIEDTSEEEWDSVVAVNQKGVWLGMKFAVPAMRKRGGGSIVNISSIYGIIGSAGAAAYHGTKGAVRVLSKVGAVHYAPDNIRVNSVHPGVIKTPMIDILSQDQIDSIAAIAPMKRAGTPAEVAWVVLFLASNEASFVTGAEFVVDGGYTAV